One Gadus morhua chromosome 23, gadMor3.0, whole genome shotgun sequence DNA segment encodes these proteins:
- the LOC115537784 gene encoding V-set domain-containing T-cell activation inhibitor 1 isoform X3, whose translation MTALGSVVIQAVVLLTGLVVVQGDTQVGCVFGGSCVLPCRFQPNSDTILHWNKINGKNVQVHSYYDDQDQLGHQDPLYKGRTSLFHDQISGGNASLRLARVNLQDQGRYLCYASTSQNNQETFVILAARAPDPAAVARVDIVLVNNTVTCKSGGIYPRPQLTWSVSPRPATVLKNTTKVHIDDKGLYDISSLTTVYNDTESTYSCSVQNEHSGRKATLRLRSPMQSVPKSEVLLPCNASGLDDITWTFNHNQTILRRQAGQEKVVETEWQQHVRDLSESGSLLLYVTSSAQSEGAYRCTLRYADEEDVTHIELKILKDHIAEGSNRTLGITLGVIIPAILSAIVISVIIR comes from the exons ATGACAGCGCTGGGCAGTGTTGTGATTCAGGCGGTCGTGTTACTGACCGGGCTGGTCGTCGTTCAGGGAG ACACCCaggtgggctgtgtgtttgggggcaGCTGTGTGCTGCCTTGCCGCTTCCAGCCAAACAGTGATACCATCCTCCACTGGAACAAGATTAATGGGAAGAACGTTCAGGTCCACTCCTACTACGATGACCAGGACCAACTGGGACACCAGGACCCTCTCTACAAGGGAAGGACCTCCCTGTTCCATGACCAGATCTCAGGGGGCAACGCATCCCTTCGTCTGGCCAGGGTGAacctccaggaccagggcaGGTACCTGTGTTACGCCAGCACTTCACAGAACAACCAGGAGACCTTCGTCATCCTGGCGGCGAGAG CTCCTGATCCAGCTGCTGTTGCTAGAGTTGACATTGTGCTAGTGAACAACACTGTCACCTGTAAGTCTGGAGGAATCTACCCAAGACCACAGCTCACCTGGTCCGTCAGTCCTCGCCCAGCTACCGTCCTAAAGAACACAACCAAGGTCCATATCGATGACAAGGGACTCTATGACATCAGCTCCTTAACGACTGTTTACAATGACACAGAATCGACCTACAGCTGCtcagtccaaaatgaacacaGTGGAAGGAAAGCAACACTGAGGTTACGCT CTCCAATGCAAAGTGTTCCCAAGAGTGAGGTGTTACTCCCTTGTAACGCCTCGGGGCTCGATGACATCACCTGGACCTTCAACCACAACCAGACCATCCTCAGAAGACAAGCAGGACAAGAGAAGGTGGTGGAAACAGAGTGGCAGCAGCATGTAAGAGACCTGTCTGAATCAGGCAGCCTCCTGCTGTATGTGACCTCATCAGCCCAGAGTGAAGGGGCGTACAGGTGTACTCTCAGGTACGCAGACGAAGAAGACGTAACCCACATTGAACTGAAGATACTGAAGGACCATATTGCAG AGGGATCCAATAGAACACTTGGGATCACATTAGGAGTCATCATTCCAGCTATTCTTTCAGCTATCGTCATCAGCGTCATCATCAGGTAA
- the LOC115537784 gene encoding V-set domain-containing T-cell activation inhibitor 1 isoform X4 yields MRDRNRVLVHTAVFLMLEVLVQGDTQVGCVFGGSCVLPCRFQPNSDTILHWNKINGKNVQVHSYYDDQDQLGHQDPLYKGRTSLFHDQISGGNASLRLARVNLQDQGRYLCYASTSQNNQETFVILAARAPDPAAVARVDIVLVNNTVTCKSGGIYPRPQLTWSVSPRPATVLKNTTKVHIDDKGLYDISSLTTVYNDTESTYSCSVQNEHSGRKATLRLRSPMQSVPKSEVLLPCNASGLDDITWTFNHNQTILRRQAGQEKVVETEWQQHVRDLSESGSLLLYVTSSAQSEGAYRCTLRYADEEDVTHIELKILKDHIAEGSNRTLGITLGVIIPAILSAIVISVIIR; encoded by the exons ACACCCaggtgggctgtgtgtttgggggcaGCTGTGTGCTGCCTTGCCGCTTCCAGCCAAACAGTGATACCATCCTCCACTGGAACAAGATTAATGGGAAGAACGTTCAGGTCCACTCCTACTACGATGACCAGGACCAACTGGGACACCAGGACCCTCTCTACAAGGGAAGGACCTCCCTGTTCCATGACCAGATCTCAGGGGGCAACGCATCCCTTCGTCTGGCCAGGGTGAacctccaggaccagggcaGGTACCTGTGTTACGCCAGCACTTCACAGAACAACCAGGAGACCTTCGTCATCCTGGCGGCGAGAG CTCCTGATCCAGCTGCTGTTGCTAGAGTTGACATTGTGCTAGTGAACAACACTGTCACCTGTAAGTCTGGAGGAATCTACCCAAGACCACAGCTCACCTGGTCCGTCAGTCCTCGCCCAGCTACCGTCCTAAAGAACACAACCAAGGTCCATATCGATGACAAGGGACTCTATGACATCAGCTCCTTAACGACTGTTTACAATGACACAGAATCGACCTACAGCTGCtcagtccaaaatgaacacaGTGGAAGGAAAGCAACACTGAGGTTACGCT CTCCAATGCAAAGTGTTCCCAAGAGTGAGGTGTTACTCCCTTGTAACGCCTCGGGGCTCGATGACATCACCTGGACCTTCAACCACAACCAGACCATCCTCAGAAGACAAGCAGGACAAGAGAAGGTGGTGGAAACAGAGTGGCAGCAGCATGTAAGAGACCTGTCTGAATCAGGCAGCCTCCTGCTGTATGTGACCTCATCAGCCCAGAGTGAAGGGGCGTACAGGTGTACTCTCAGGTACGCAGACGAAGAAGACGTAACCCACATTGAACTGAAGATACTGAAGGACCATATTGCAG AGGGATCCAATAGAACACTTGGGATCACATTAGGAGTCATCATTCCAGCTATTCTTTCAGCTATCGTCATCAGCGTCATCATCAGGTAA
- the LOC115537784 gene encoding V-set domain-containing T-cell activation inhibitor 1 isoform X2 — protein MNKMTALNRVLVHTAVFLMVEVLVQGDTQVGCVFGGSCVLPCRFQPNSDTILHWNKINGKNVQVHSYYDDQDQLGHQDPLYKGRTSLFHDQISGGNASLRLARVNLQDQGRYLCYASTSQNNQETFVILAARAPDPAAVARVDIVLVNNTVTCKSGGIYPRPQLTWSVSPRPATVLKNTTKVHIDDKGLYDISSLTTVYNDTESTYSCSVQNEHSGRKATLRLRSPMQSVPKSEVLLPCNASGLDDITWTFNHNQTILRRQAGQEKVVETEWQQHVRDLSESGSLLLYVTSSAQSEGAYRCTLRYADEEDVTHIELKILKDHIAEGSNRTLGITLGVIIPAILSAIVISVIIR, from the exons ATGAACAAGATGACAGCCCTCAACAGAGTTCTGGTCCACACAGCCGTGTTTCTTATGGTGGAGGTCCTCGTTCAGGGAG ACACCCaggtgggctgtgtgtttgggggcaGCTGTGTGCTGCCTTGCCGCTTCCAGCCAAACAGTGATACCATCCTCCACTGGAACAAGATTAATGGGAAGAACGTTCAGGTCCACTCCTACTACGATGACCAGGACCAACTGGGACACCAGGACCCTCTCTACAAGGGAAGGACCTCCCTGTTCCATGACCAGATCTCAGGGGGCAACGCATCCCTTCGTCTGGCCAGGGTGAacctccaggaccagggcaGGTACCTGTGTTACGCCAGCACTTCACAGAACAACCAGGAGACCTTCGTCATCCTGGCGGCGAGAG CTCCTGATCCAGCTGCTGTTGCTAGAGTTGACATTGTGCTAGTGAACAACACTGTCACCTGTAAGTCTGGAGGAATCTACCCAAGACCACAGCTCACCTGGTCCGTCAGTCCTCGCCCAGCTACCGTCCTAAAGAACACAACCAAGGTCCATATCGATGACAAGGGACTCTATGACATCAGCTCCTTAACGACTGTTTACAATGACACAGAATCGACCTACAGCTGCtcagtccaaaatgaacacaGTGGAAGGAAAGCAACACTGAGGTTACGCT CTCCAATGCAAAGTGTTCCCAAGAGTGAGGTGTTACTCCCTTGTAACGCCTCGGGGCTCGATGACATCACCTGGACCTTCAACCACAACCAGACCATCCTCAGAAGACAAGCAGGACAAGAGAAGGTGGTGGAAACAGAGTGGCAGCAGCATGTAAGAGACCTGTCTGAATCAGGCAGCCTCCTGCTGTATGTGACCTCATCAGCCCAGAGTGAAGGGGCGTACAGGTGTACTCTCAGGTACGCAGACGAAGAAGACGTAACCCACATTGAACTGAAGATACTGAAGGACCATATTGCAG AGGGATCCAATAGAACACTTGGGATCACATTAGGAGTCATCATTCCAGCTATTCTTTCAGCTATCGTCATCAGCGTCATCATCAGGTAA